From the Terriglobia bacterium genome, one window contains:
- a CDS encoding DUF72 domain-containing protein: protein MHHVAQEKDHGVIRVGVAGWDYPDWRGTVYPSRPGGVFDRLAYLARFVDLVEINSTFYRPVDPRVASSWTRRTAHRNGFRFTAKAHRSWTHEAADPVSAVPLTLAGLEPLREAGRLGALLVQFPQSFHLGVASVARLDRLLDLLEGWPVVVEVRHASWDDAGFRERLRSRGAGLCAVDQPRVGRATLPPLAVVTAGVAYLRLHGRNGADWFREGAGRDARYDYLYAEDELRPLAAMAVEMSRGVREVFVVQNNHFRGKGLANALMMKRLLGDERPDAPEELCAAYPALRGIVEVRREGLFGTRG from the coding sequence GTGCATCATGTCGCGCAGGAGAAGGACCATGGGGTGATCCGGGTGGGCGTCGCGGGCTGGGACTATCCCGACTGGCGCGGGACCGTGTACCCCTCGAGGCCCGGCGGAGTCTTCGACCGCCTCGCCTACCTCGCGCGATTCGTCGATCTCGTGGAGATCAACAGCACGTTCTATCGTCCGGTGGATCCGCGCGTCGCGTCGTCGTGGACGCGACGGACGGCGCATCGGAACGGATTCCGTTTCACCGCGAAGGCGCACCGCTCGTGGACGCACGAGGCCGCGGACCCGGTCTCGGCGGTCCCGCTCACGCTCGCGGGTCTCGAGCCGCTCCGCGAGGCGGGAAGGCTGGGCGCGTTGCTGGTGCAGTTCCCGCAGTCCTTCCACCTCGGCGTGGCGTCCGTGGCTCGGCTGGACCGCCTGCTCGACCTCCTCGAGGGGTGGCCCGTCGTGGTCGAGGTGCGCCACGCTTCGTGGGACGACGCCGGATTCCGGGAACGCCTGCGGTCGCGCGGCGCGGGACTGTGCGCCGTCGACCAGCCGCGGGTGGGCCGCGCGACGCTCCCCCCGTTGGCCGTGGTCACCGCCGGGGTCGCCTACCTGAGACTCCACGGGCGGAACGGGGCCGACTGGTTCCGCGAGGGCGCCGGGCGCGACGCCCGCTACGACTATCTCTACGCCGAGGACGAGCTGCGGCCCCTCGCCGCGATGGCCGTCGAGATGTCCCGCGGCGTGCGCGAGGTCTTCGTCGTCCAGAACAACCACTTCCGCGGGAAGGGGCTGGCGAACGCCCTGATGATGAAGCGGCTTCTCGGCGACGAGCGGCCGGACGCCCCCGAGGAGCTCTGCGCAGCCTATCCGGCGCTGCGCGGCATCGTCGAGGTCCGGCGAGAAGGGCTGTTCGGGACGCGCGGCTAG
- the hslV gene encoding ATP-dependent protease subunit HslV — protein MADGPTITGTTILTLRRDGRVAMGGDGQVTLDRTIVKQGARKVRTLAGGTVLAGFAGGAADAIALLTRFEEKLSAHGGQIERASVELVRDWRTDRALRRLEAMLVVADLKRTFLLSGTGDLIEPDDGVLGIGSGSVAAMAAARALLLHTALDARAVVTEALRIAAGLDLYTNDQLVVEEV, from the coding sequence ATGGCGGACGGTCCGACCATCACCGGGACCACGATCCTCACGCTGCGCAGGGACGGCCGGGTGGCGATGGGGGGCGATGGCCAGGTCACCCTGGACCGGACCATCGTGAAGCAGGGGGCGCGGAAGGTCCGCACGCTCGCCGGCGGGACCGTCCTGGCGGGCTTCGCGGGCGGCGCCGCGGACGCCATCGCTCTCCTGACGCGCTTCGAGGAGAAGCTCTCGGCCCACGGGGGCCAGATCGAGCGGGCGTCCGTGGAGCTGGTTCGAGACTGGAGGACCGACCGGGCGCTCCGAAGGCTCGAAGCGATGCTCGTGGTGGCCGATCTGAAGCGAACGTTCTTGCTCTCCGGGACCGGCGACCTAATCGAGCCCGACGACGGCGTACTCGGCATCGGGAGCGGCTCGGTGGCCGCGATGGCGGCCGCGCGCGCGTTGCTCCTGCACACGGCGCTCGACGCGCGGGCGGTCGTGACCGAGGCGCTCCGGATCGCCGCCGGCCTCGACCTCTACACCAACGACCAGCTGGTGGTCGAGGAGGTCTGA
- a CDS encoding DMT family transporter gives MAADAALLLATAVWGTSFVIVREALAEVSPLAFVALRFSVAALLLGPFVVWRGGLPSRREVGAGAAVGICLFLGFATQTEGLTTEGPARAAFLTGLGVVMVPVLQVAIYRRVPPPLSLAGVALAAGGLATMTGIGGGGPSRGDLLLVACAAAFALQILAVDRFTAAIGPLRLLAVELAVVAALAWPAAFALEPVLMPRSAAGWGAVASMALLATLGALLAQNWSQQRTPPTRAAVILTLEPVFAALCSNLVTGEKLRGAALVGSLLVLAGMLAAEMPGRRATKGGAEDAAAFGRG, from the coding sequence GTGGCCGCGGACGCCGCGCTCCTGCTGGCGACCGCGGTCTGGGGCACGAGCTTCGTGATCGTGCGCGAGGCGCTCGCCGAGGTTTCTCCGCTGGCCTTCGTGGCGTTGCGGTTCAGCGTCGCGGCGCTTCTCCTGGGCCCGTTCGTGGTGTGGCGTGGCGGGCTGCCGTCCCGGCGCGAGGTCGGCGCGGGCGCCGCCGTCGGCATCTGCCTGTTCCTCGGCTTCGCGACCCAGACCGAGGGACTGACGACCGAGGGACCGGCCCGCGCGGCGTTCCTCACGGGCCTCGGCGTCGTGATGGTCCCGGTGCTTCAGGTCGCGATCTACCGTCGCGTTCCTCCACCCCTCTCGCTCGCGGGAGTCGCGCTGGCCGCGGGCGGGCTCGCCACGATGACGGGCATCGGCGGCGGGGGCCCCTCGCGCGGCGATCTCCTGCTCGTCGCCTGCGCGGCCGCCTTCGCGCTCCAGATCCTCGCGGTGGATCGGTTCACCGCGGCGATCGGACCGCTTCGGCTCCTCGCCGTGGAGCTCGCGGTCGTGGCGGCGCTGGCTTGGCCGGCGGCCTTCGCGCTCGAGCCGGTCCTCATGCCCCGGAGCGCGGCGGGTTGGGGGGCGGTCGCCTCGATGGCGTTGCTCGCCACGCTCGGTGCTCTCCTCGCGCAGAACTGGTCGCAGCAGCGCACCCCCCCCACACGCGCCGCCGTGATTCTCACCCTGGAGCCGGTGTTCGCCGCGCTCTGCTCGAACCTGGTGACCGGCGAGAAGCTCCGCGGCGCCGCTCTCGTGGGCTCCCTGCTCGTCCTCGCGGGGATGCTCGCCGCCGAGATGCCCGGGCGACGGGCCACGAAAGGCGGAGCGGAGGATGCCGCGGCCTTCGGGCGCGGATAA
- the dapF gene encoding diaminopimelate epimerase, translating to MIAGMRIVKMSGAGNDFVVIGAREAEALGDGLASWARRVCRRGLSVGADGVLVVTPSSAGRIRVVFVNPDGVPAFCGNGCRCAARFAVLESLVHETLVLETSVGDVPARILGDRVRLVLPPPRAGRTLELDVSGTIVGGREVLSGVPHFVVPVVDVACAPLEAWGPALRLHPQFGTEGTNVDVMGRRHDGIAVRTWERGVEGETLACGSGAVAAAHAARLLGWTGDSVRVSPRSGIPLLVELPGPKDAPEAAILEGDARVVFEGTLAHEATLGFEG from the coding sequence ATGATCGCCGGCATGCGGATCGTCAAGATGTCCGGGGCGGGCAACGATTTCGTGGTCATCGGCGCGCGCGAGGCGGAGGCGCTCGGGGACGGGCTCGCGTCGTGGGCCCGTCGAGTGTGCCGCCGGGGCCTCTCGGTCGGCGCGGATGGCGTCCTCGTGGTCACGCCGTCCTCGGCCGGCAGGATCCGCGTCGTGTTCGTCAACCCGGACGGCGTCCCCGCGTTCTGCGGAAACGGCTGCCGCTGCGCTGCGCGGTTCGCCGTGCTCGAGAGCCTCGTCCACGAGACCCTGGTCCTCGAGACCTCGGTGGGCGACGTCCCGGCCCGGATTCTCGGCGATCGCGTCCGACTGGTCCTTCCTCCCCCCCGCGCCGGGCGGACGCTCGAGCTCGACGTCTCGGGCACGATCGTCGGCGGACGGGAGGTGCTCTCCGGAGTTCCCCATTTCGTCGTGCCGGTGGTGGACGTGGCTTGCGCCCCGCTCGAGGCATGGGGGCCCGCGCTCCGCCTCCACCCGCAATTCGGCACCGAAGGGACCAACGTCGACGTCATGGGGCGCCGGCACGACGGTATCGCCGTGCGAACGTGGGAGCGCGGCGTCGAGGGGGAGACGCTCGCCTGCGGAAGCGGTGCCGTTGCCGCGGCCCACGCCGCGAGGCTCCTCGGCTGGACCGGGGATTCGGTGCGGGTGTCGCCTCGGAGCGGGATCCCGCTTCTCGTGGAACTGCCGGGGCCGAAGGACGCGCCGGAGGCGGCGATCCTCGAGGGGGACGCGCGTGTGGTCTTCGAGGGCACCTTAGCGCACGAGGCGACCCTGGGGTTCGAGGGGTGA
- a CDS encoding response regulator — translation MESRYYLLRGSPSASGAWKEARTLGQLSAGAKSFAWVVIVAGLVAGVRLLVGFDPSTWNPWPVLLFGVLGVLATALSVSYQGYLPSTIVHQIGTSFVYALFFLADPGATCIVLVVVNAADWIFNRRRVLTALFNTGQLSFSLWAAVEVRGLLRPGFRVLDGVEPATLFAALSSLLVFFTINHTLTHVIVSLASRRPLLRLDFGTRSGILNEISCIASGLGMAVLWWVRPWLSLLGVLPVWLTMLLLVLLSRREKELEAREAELRSLQDLGLEIGAELDAERLRSAVVRVATEALRSSGAILAILDDGTRRLRVLATHGITGDPPSTLSLEGLGSDPLADGRILRLAALDASPSAWPEIRRLDASGIMAAPLQILGQHAGVLILFHGTGRRSFDDDDVRRLETLVRFVDMALSNAQLVADLKQVQTQLLQTEKMSALGMLVSGVAHELNNPLTSVVGYTQLLLSSEPDAERRRMLGRVASEAERAGRIVQNLLTFSRKHKSEKQPTDINEVLDQVLDLRAYELHVSNVELVRRLSPGLPSVVVDRHQIQQVFLNLLTNAEHAVKHVPRRGRLVVETREHDGRIRVVVSDNGHGISSDNLGKVFLPFFTTKEVGQGTGLGLSICYGIVQEHGGTIDVESRDGEGASFVVEIPATPGAHEAQEKAAVTPAPAPLAFAGGALLVVDDEEPIADLVRDVLEAQGWTVSSAKEGSEALRLVAQRRFDVLLVDMKMPGMDGQTFYEVLRKSHPELARRVVFSTGDAGSDGTSQFLDTAGNPVLGKPYDLRSLVETVSRVAGGSTQVH, via the coding sequence TTGGAGTCGAGGTACTATCTTTTGCGGGGGAGCCCTTCGGCTTCCGGTGCATGGAAGGAGGCGCGCACCCTGGGCCAGCTGAGCGCCGGAGCCAAGTCCTTCGCGTGGGTGGTGATCGTCGCCGGCCTCGTCGCTGGCGTGCGCCTCCTCGTCGGATTCGACCCCTCGACGTGGAACCCTTGGCCGGTCCTCCTCTTCGGCGTGCTGGGGGTCCTGGCGACCGCCCTCTCGGTCAGCTACCAGGGGTACCTGCCCAGCACCATCGTCCACCAGATCGGCACGTCGTTCGTCTACGCGCTGTTCTTCCTCGCCGATCCGGGAGCCACCTGCATCGTCCTGGTCGTCGTGAACGCCGCGGACTGGATCTTCAACCGACGTCGGGTCCTGACCGCGCTCTTCAACACGGGACAGCTCAGCTTCTCGCTCTGGGCGGCGGTGGAGGTCAGGGGCCTCCTGCGGCCGGGCTTCCGCGTGCTCGACGGCGTCGAGCCCGCGACCCTGTTCGCGGCGCTCTCGTCGCTCCTGGTCTTCTTCACGATCAATCACACGCTCACCCATGTGATCGTGAGCCTTGCCAGCCGCCGCCCCCTCCTGAGGCTCGACTTCGGCACTCGGAGCGGGATCCTGAACGAGATCTCCTGCATCGCGTCCGGGCTCGGAATGGCGGTGCTCTGGTGGGTCAGGCCGTGGCTCTCGCTGCTCGGTGTGCTCCCCGTCTGGCTCACGATGCTGCTCCTCGTCCTCCTGAGCCGCCGAGAGAAGGAGCTGGAGGCTCGTGAAGCGGAGCTCCGCTCCCTCCAGGATCTCGGCCTCGAGATCGGCGCGGAGCTGGACGCGGAGCGTCTTCGCAGCGCGGTGGTGAGGGTCGCGACCGAGGCGCTCCGCTCGTCCGGGGCGATCCTCGCGATCCTGGACGACGGCACCCGGCGGCTGCGCGTGCTCGCCACCCACGGCATCACGGGCGACCCGCCCTCCACGCTCTCCCTGGAGGGACTCGGCTCTGACCCCCTCGCGGACGGCAGGATTCTGCGCCTCGCGGCACTCGACGCGAGCCCCTCGGCGTGGCCGGAGATCCGCCGTCTCGACGCGAGCGGCATCATGGCGGCCCCGCTCCAGATTCTCGGACAGCACGCAGGCGTGCTGATCCTGTTCCACGGCACGGGGCGACGGTCCTTCGACGACGACGACGTCCGCCGGCTCGAGACGCTCGTCCGGTTCGTGGACATGGCCCTCTCGAACGCGCAACTCGTCGCCGACCTCAAGCAGGTCCAGACCCAGCTCCTCCAGACCGAGAAGATGTCGGCGCTGGGGATGCTGGTCTCCGGGGTCGCCCACGAGCTCAACAACCCGCTGACGTCCGTGGTGGGTTACACCCAGCTCCTCCTTTCGAGCGAGCCGGACGCCGAGCGCCGGAGGATGCTGGGCAGAGTGGCATCGGAGGCCGAGCGCGCCGGTCGGATCGTCCAGAACCTCCTCACGTTCTCCCGCAAGCACAAGTCGGAAAAGCAGCCGACCGACATCAACGAGGTGCTGGACCAGGTGCTGGATCTCCGAGCGTACGAGCTGCACGTGAGCAACGTGGAGCTGGTCCGGCGCCTGAGCCCGGGACTCCCCAGCGTCGTGGTGGACCGGCACCAGATCCAACAGGTGTTCCTCAACCTGCTGACGAACGCCGAGCACGCCGTCAAGCACGTTCCCCGGCGCGGGCGTCTGGTCGTCGAGACGCGGGAGCACGACGGTCGGATCCGCGTGGTGGTCTCGGACAACGGCCACGGCATCTCGTCGGACAATCTCGGGAAGGTCTTCCTCCCGTTCTTCACCACGAAGGAGGTCGGCCAGGGCACGGGGCTCGGTCTGTCGATCTGCTACGGGATCGTCCAGGAGCACGGGGGGACGATCGACGTGGAGAGCCGCGACGGTGAGGGGGCGTCGTTCGTGGTCGAGATCCCGGCGACCCCCGGAGCGCACGAGGCGCAAGAGAAGGCGGCGGTCACCCCGGCCCCTGCCCCGCTGGCATTCGCCGGGGGGGCGCTCCTCGTGGTGGACGACGAGGAGCCCATCGCGGACCTGGTCCGTGACGTCCTCGAGGCGCAGGGGTGGACGGTGAGCTCGGCGAAGGAGGGCTCGGAAGCGCTCAGGCTCGTCGCGCAGAGGCGTTTCGACGTGCTGCTAGTGGACATGAAGATGCCCGGGATGGACGGCCAGACGTTTTACGAGGTGCTGAGGAAGTCACACCCCGAGCTGGCGCGCCGCGTCGTGTTCTCCACCGGCGACGCGGGCAGCGACGGGACGAGTCAGTTTCTCGACACCGCCGGGAATCCGGTCCTGGGCAAGCCGTACGATCTCCGATCGCTCGTCGAGACCGTGTCCCGGGTCGCCGGCGGGTCCACGCAGGTGCACTGA
- the hslU gene encoding ATP-dependent protease ATPase subunit HslU — MPGRVETPQESGAGLLPRQIVAELDRFIVGQARAKRAVAIALRNRMRRRKLPPEVAEEVVPKNILMIGPTGVGKTEIARRLARLAGSPFLKVEASKFTEVGYVGRDVESMVRDLVEIALDMVRQERREQVRAQARQSAESRLVDLLLAQGESDPRAGEGPPPQRGEAGSRELRRSVLERELQSGGLESRPVELEVTAPAPAAFKIFSQAGMEELDMNLRDMLPGLFQGKSRTSRLTVAQAREILCREEEEKLVDPDQTEREAIRRVEEEGILFIDELDKIAGREGGQGPDVSREGVQRDLLPIVEGTLVSTKHGMVRTDHVLFIAAGAFHVSKPSDLIPELQGRFPIRVELDSLGRAELVRILTEPESSLVRQYQALLGTEGIELVFTPDGISAVAEVAEEVNRRTENIGARRLHTVMERVLEDVSFAGAETEERRVVVDASYVRHRVADIASDTDLSRFIL; from the coding sequence ATGCCCGGCCGTGTCGAGACGCCACAGGAATCCGGCGCCGGGCTCCTCCCGCGGCAGATCGTCGCGGAGCTGGACCGGTTCATCGTGGGCCAGGCCCGGGCGAAGCGGGCGGTGGCGATCGCGCTCCGGAACCGCATGCGGAGACGGAAGCTCCCGCCGGAGGTCGCCGAGGAAGTCGTGCCGAAGAACATCCTGATGATCGGACCGACGGGGGTCGGCAAGACCGAGATCGCGCGCCGGCTGGCCCGGCTCGCGGGCTCGCCGTTCCTCAAGGTCGAGGCTTCGAAGTTCACCGAGGTGGGGTACGTCGGGCGCGACGTCGAGTCGATGGTGAGGGATCTCGTCGAAATCGCGCTCGACATGGTCCGTCAGGAGCGGCGCGAGCAGGTGAGGGCGCAGGCGAGGCAGTCGGCCGAGAGCAGGCTCGTGGACCTGCTGCTCGCGCAGGGGGAATCCGACCCGCGGGCCGGGGAGGGGCCGCCGCCGCAGCGCGGGGAGGCGGGCTCGCGAGAGTTGAGGAGGTCCGTCCTCGAGCGCGAGCTTCAGTCGGGGGGCCTCGAATCGCGCCCGGTGGAGCTGGAGGTGACGGCGCCGGCGCCGGCGGCATTCAAGATCTTCTCCCAGGCGGGCATGGAGGAGCTCGACATGAATCTCCGGGACATGCTCCCGGGGCTTTTCCAGGGCAAATCGCGCACGAGCCGCCTGACGGTCGCCCAGGCGAGGGAGATCCTCTGCCGCGAGGAGGAGGAGAAGCTCGTCGATCCCGACCAGACCGAGCGCGAGGCGATCCGGCGGGTCGAAGAGGAGGGGATCCTGTTCATCGACGAGCTCGACAAGATCGCCGGTCGCGAGGGCGGGCAGGGGCCCGACGTTTCGAGGGAGGGCGTCCAGCGCGATCTCCTCCCGATCGTCGAGGGCACGCTGGTCAGCACCAAGCACGGAATGGTCCGGACGGATCACGTGCTGTTCATCGCCGCCGGGGCGTTCCACGTCTCGAAGCCGTCGGACTTGATTCCCGAGCTCCAGGGACGATTTCCGATCCGCGTCGAGCTGGATTCGCTCGGGCGCGCCGAGCTGGTGAGGATCCTCACGGAGCCGGAGAGCTCGCTGGTCCGTCAGTATCAGGCGCTGCTGGGGACCGAGGGGATCGAGCTGGTCTTCACCCCCGACGGCATCTCGGCGGTCGCCGAGGTCGCGGAGGAGGTCAACCGGCGGACGGAGAACATCGGCGCGCGGAGACTGCACACGGTGATGGAGCGTGTGCTCGAAGACGTGTCGTTCGCGGGCGCGGAGACCGAGGAACGCCGGGTGGTCGTCGACGCGTCGTACGTCCGGCATCGGGTCGCCGATATCGCGAGCGACACCGACCTGTCGCGCTTCATCCTCTGA
- a CDS encoding transglycosylase SLT domain-containing protein, with translation MVAAIVLVAAGASLWWWTRPRRWDDSTHPPPPIERAIARYGAGKPREAEEDVRRFLRTYRAPAWEPRARVLAAWSLASRGRAAEIPSILPSPLDPGEPLAAHVDLLRARGLLAIGRWNDALAVAGRAAAVEGFPGREEALRCQAAALEGCGRDREAAAVLDRAGSPALRFEAARIALRHADRQGARRRLTAILLEASPGDDSERALDTLLTEFPDAGSRFLPAERSLALRAARRTRDAGRAQAALDLVEALRPKGAGPAALTADEALLEADLLVKLGRDPEAEAFVIRAARGDAESAAGARYLRAKLDLARGRGGAYRAGLEGLASAAGASRWRLQALADLARIEEGRPSETALRAYRRYRDVAGSAAEPSLLWREAWNAYDLGHADQADAGMRRVLDRRDAPDGIRAAALYWAGRREEQAGRSADSRSQYQEIVARWPNHYYGMLAARRLGVAPPRLADRPVPPSPDPTSPVSRRWLVAARSLRSIKLWEAASAAYRAAAGAAGPRSRSVALEAADAALSEGADGDAVQLVLLAVKDRDSANLAGLTLREARLVVPAQDPERLAGIARASGLDPALVAAVVLQESAFNPLALSSAGARGLLQLMPATGEEVARRIGLAGFRADRLFEPETNLRLGCAYFRDLLTRLGSLPVALAAYNAGASRAVRWTASGDDPDGERYVERIPIPDTRGYVKRILANVRLYRIAYSEGLGAR, from the coding sequence ATGGTCGCCGCGATCGTCCTCGTGGCGGCGGGAGCGTCGCTCTGGTGGTGGACTCGGCCGCGTAGGTGGGACGATTCTACCCATCCGCCCCCACCGATCGAGCGGGCGATCGCGCGGTACGGAGCGGGGAAGCCGCGGGAGGCCGAGGAAGACGTTCGGCGATTCCTGCGCACCTATCGCGCTCCCGCTTGGGAGCCCCGGGCGCGCGTGCTGGCGGCCTGGAGCCTGGCGTCGCGCGGACGCGCCGCGGAAATCCCGTCGATCCTCCCGTCCCCGCTCGATCCGGGCGAGCCGCTTGCGGCCCACGTCGATCTTCTCCGGGCCCGCGGTCTCCTGGCCATCGGGCGGTGGAACGACGCCCTCGCGGTGGCGGGAAGGGCGGCGGCCGTGGAGGGATTTCCCGGCCGGGAGGAGGCCCTCCGATGCCAGGCGGCGGCGCTGGAGGGATGCGGGCGCGACCGGGAGGCGGCGGCGGTGCTCGACCGCGCCGGAAGCCCGGCGCTGCGTTTCGAGGCCGCGCGCATCGCGCTCCGCCACGCGGATCGCCAGGGGGCGAGGCGGCGCCTGACCGCGATCCTCCTCGAAGCTTCACCGGGCGACGACTCGGAGCGCGCTCTCGACACGCTCCTGACCGAGTTCCCGGACGCAGGGTCGAGATTCCTCCCGGCGGAGCGATCGCTCGCGCTCCGCGCCGCGCGCCGCACCAGGGACGCCGGGCGAGCCCAGGCCGCCCTCGATCTGGTCGAGGCCCTGCGTCCCAAGGGTGCCGGACCCGCCGCCCTTACCGCGGACGAGGCGCTCCTCGAGGCGGACCTGCTCGTAAAGCTCGGTCGCGACCCGGAGGCGGAGGCGTTCGTGATCCGCGCGGCGCGAGGTGACGCGGAGAGTGCCGCCGGCGCCCGGTATCTGCGCGCGAAACTCGACCTCGCGCGGGGGCGTGGCGGTGCGTACCGCGCCGGCCTCGAAGGACTGGCTTCGGCCGCCGGTGCATCCAGATGGCGGCTCCAGGCGCTGGCCGACCTCGCCCGGATCGAGGAGGGGCGGCCGTCGGAAACTGCGCTCCGGGCGTACCGGCGTTATCGCGACGTGGCCGGGAGCGCGGCGGAGCCGAGCCTCCTGTGGCGCGAGGCGTGGAACGCGTACGACCTGGGGCATGCCGATCAGGCCGACGCAGGAATGCGCCGCGTGTTGGACCGGCGCGACGCGCCGGACGGGATCCGCGCCGCAGCGCTCTACTGGGCGGGCCGCCGAGAGGAGCAGGCGGGCCGGAGCGCCGACTCGCGAAGCCAGTACCAGGAAATCGTCGCGCGATGGCCGAACCACTACTACGGGATGCTGGCGGCTCGTCGGCTCGGCGTCGCACCGCCCCGGCTCGCCGACCGACCGGTGCCCCCGTCGCCGGATCCGACGTCCCCGGTGTCGCGACGCTGGCTCGTCGCGGCGAGGTCGCTGCGTTCGATCAAGCTCTGGGAAGCGGCCTCCGCCGCCTACCGCGCCGCGGCCGGTGCGGCGGGGCCACGCTCGCGCTCCGTGGCGCTGGAGGCGGCGGACGCGGCGCTCTCGGAGGGAGCGGATGGAGACGCGGTCCAGCTCGTGCTCCTGGCCGTCAAGGATCGGGATTCCGCCAACCTCGCGGGGCTAACGCTCCGAGAGGCTCGTCTCGTCGTGCCGGCGCAGGATCCGGAGCGGCTCGCCGGAATCGCCCGCGCGTCGGGGCTCGACCCGGCGCTGGTCGCCGCCGTGGTCCTCCAGGAGAGCGCGTTCAACCCCCTCGCGCTCTCCTCCGCCGGAGCCCGCGGACTCCTCCAGCTCATGCCCGCGACCGGCGAGGAGGTCGCTCGGCGAATCGGATTGGCGGGATTCCGAGCCGATCGGTTGTTCGAGCCCGAGACGAATCTCAGGCTGGGCTGTGCCTACTTCCGGGACCTCCTGACCCGGCTCGGATCGCTTCCCGTCGCGCTGGCGGCGTACAACGCCGGCGCCTCGAGGGCCGTCCGCTGGACGGCTTCAGGAGACGACCCCGACGGGGAGCGCTACGTGGAGCGTATCCCGATCCCCGATACCCGCGGGTACGTGAAGCGCATCCTCGCCAACGTCCGGCTGTACCGGATCGCCTACTCCGAGGGGCTGGGCGCGAGGTGA
- a CDS encoding PGPGW domain-containing protein, whose protein sequence is MSASRARRIADWILGLTLIAVGVVAGFLPLIQGWVLVLAGLAILSGHSRFARAILDRLKRAGRGVRDGIVRRRPGR, encoded by the coding sequence GTGAGCGCCTCGCGAGCACGTAGGATCGCCGACTGGATCCTCGGACTGACGCTCATTGCGGTGGGAGTCGTCGCGGGGTTCCTTCCTCTCATCCAGGGGTGGGTCCTCGTCCTCGCGGGACTCGCGATCCTGAGCGGCCACAGCCGATTCGCGCGCGCGATCCTCGATCGCCTGAAACGGGCCGGCCGCGGCGTCAGGGACGGGATCGTCCGTCGCCGGCCGGGTCGATGA
- a CDS encoding MBL fold metallo-hydrolase, with protein MQRMLGIVVTTTVLSFMAPAASADERRIGRFAVDTLADGIYLFRPADAGSERTNSLVVERDDGLLVVDAQPSPAAAEELLRAVARITPKPVRYLVLSHPHADAAGGASAFPLETAVIASQGCHDAIADAGYDFGAEARARGGNDFKEPKRRIPTVIPVGTLLLDDTKHLVRVFPLPKMPAHSVGDLVVWVPDSGVIAIGDLLFPSRALWIKGGDLGNWIDVLNGLLEERPKIVVTLRGPAEDTLEMRRTRDAVAWIRGQVQQAFVDRLAPGIMPDRIMESPDLASQFGPEVPRPTLRALIEQAVREVQEFRRRHSIS; from the coding sequence ATGCAACGCATGCTCGGCATCGTGGTGACGACGACGGTCCTCTCGTTCATGGCGCCGGCGGCCTCGGCCGACGAGAGGCGGATCGGTCGCTTCGCCGTGGACACGCTGGCCGACGGGATCTACCTCTTCCGGCCGGCCGACGCCGGATCGGAGCGGACGAACTCCCTCGTGGTCGAGCGAGACGACGGCTTGCTCGTCGTGGACGCGCAGCCGTCGCCCGCGGCCGCCGAGGAGTTGCTCCGGGCGGTCGCGCGGATCACTCCCAAGCCGGTGCGCTATCTCGTCCTCTCGCACCCCCACGCCGATGCGGCCGGAGGGGCGTCCGCATTCCCTCTCGAGACCGCCGTGATCGCCTCCCAGGGTTGCCACGACGCGATCGCGGACGCCGGCTACGATTTCGGCGCGGAGGCGAGAGCTAGAGGGGGGAACGACTTCAAGGAGCCGAAGCGGCGAATTCCGACGGTGATCCCGGTCGGGACCCTCCTCCTCGACGACACGAAGCACCTCGTGCGGGTCTTCCCGCTCCCGAAGATGCCGGCCCATTCCGTCGGCGACCTCGTGGTGTGGGTCCCCGACTCGGGGGTGATCGCGATCGGAGATCTCCTGTTTCCGTCGCGCGCGCTCTGGATCAAGGGCGGGGATCTCGGCAACTGGATCGACGTCCTGAACGGCCTTCTCGAGGAGCGGCCGAAGATCGTGGTGACCCTCAGAGGCCCGGCGGAAGACACCCTGGAGATGCGGCGGACCCGTGACGCGGTGGCGTGGATTCGAGGCCAGGTTCAACAGGCGTTCGTCGACCGGCTCGCCCCCGGGATCATGCCGGATCGGATCATGGAATCGCCCGACCTCGCCAGCCAGTTCGGCCCGGAGGTTCCTCGGCCGACGCTCCGTGCGCTGATCGAGCAGGCGGTGCGGGAGGTCCAGGAGTTCCGGCGAAGGCACAGCATTTCGTGA